Genomic segment of Kingella negevensis:
ATTTTGGTCGTATGTGTTTTTGTTGCCTTGTTCCGTAGGTATTGCTATGTCGGAAACGCCGCCAACGCTGGAAAGTTTGTCGTTTCGTGTGGGCGTGGCGGCTTATTTTGTCGCGCGGTCTTGGCGGATTGGGCGGTTGAAGTATGTGATGTTTGGGAAGTAGTAGCTGCTTGGGATTTTTCAGGCTGCATTTTTTTGAAAGGAATTGAAATGGCTGAAATGCTGAAAAAATCAGCGGCTGAAGTGGTTGCTGAAACAGTGAATGCTGATTTACATGTTGATGATGTAGGCTTTGATTTGATTGCACGGCTGGAAGGTAAACGTAATCACGCTTATTTGGATAGCGTGAAAATTCCCACAATCGGCATTGGTTTCACACGCTATACTTTGGGTGAACGTGCTGGGCAAGCGGTGAAAATGGGGGATTTTTTGAGTGATGATGAAATCCGTTCGGAATTTGCTAATCAAGTTTTGACGTATGAAAACGGTGTCAAAAACGCCGTGAAAGTAGTACTAACACAATCGCAATTAAACGCGTGTGTGAGTTTGTGCTACAACATTGGTGTTGGCGCGTTTGCGAAGTCAAGCATTTGCCGCTTGCTCAATCAGCAAAAATATCAGGCAGCATGCAAGGCGTTTGCGTTGTATAACAAGGCTGGTGGGCGTGTAATTCAAGGATTGGCTAATCGCCGCGCAATGGAAATGAAGGAATTTTTTAGAAATGGGTGATTAAACGTAGCCTGAAAATGTTTTTGTGGCATTTTCAGGCTACGTTTTGTTGTGTGAGAAAATTCAGGCGAAATCCACATCGCATAATGAATAACCAACTCTTTGCAAACGAATGTGCCGCGATTTTTGCCACCTTGTGAAGTGGTGACTGCAGTTTTGCCTTCGCTTTCAATTTCGGCAATCAGTTCTTGGGTTTGTTGGTTACGCAGCCAGTTTGACTGGTTTGTGATTTTCATTACTGCCTGCTGCTTTGTGCAAATCATTTAAATTGAAAAATTGATTGTCATTTTGGCGAATTGCCACATTAGAGATTTGAATGTTCATGATGAACTCCTATTAGTAA
This window contains:
- a CDS encoding lysozyme encodes the protein MLKKSAAEVVAETVNADLHVDDVGFDLIARLEGKRNHAYLDSVKIPTIGIGFTRYTLGERAGQAVKMGDFLSDDEIRSEFANQVLTYENGVKNAVKVVLTQSQLNACVSLCYNIGVGAFAKSSICRLLNQQKYQAACKAFALYNKAGGRVIQGLANRRAMEMKEFFRNG
- a CDS encoding KilA-N domain-containing protein, producing the protein MKITNQSNWLRNQQTQELIAEIESEGKTAVTTSQGGKNRGTFVCKELVIHYAMWISPEFSHTTKRSLKMPQKHFQATFNHPFLKNSFISIARRLANP